The Humulus lupulus chromosome 4, drHumLupu1.1, whole genome shotgun sequence genome has a window encoding:
- the LOC133831012 gene encoding uncharacterized protein LOC133831012 produces MQSYLGVKSRRTFSLNYKDWRQVPQELKNRIWEDVYGGFNILENWKPELIKCAGRMMRDFKTNITSDYIYHLAKEGMIDELQFLPKKYPELDLEDWRTFVSHRLSPEFMALREAQRERALKYTSRHRTSRRGLANGREDLKNELGVADVERYQVWIRVQEKKKVLVTDLDKQIEARINELKEKVSSGEIIAKGRNDILTQALGTPEHPGRVRALGSFAKISSVFGRKPKIAKEMADVASKKDAEIARLRAELKALEEERAKQAGGIDDMDEHDNDDEQNDEEYHTSYMQDDVPP; encoded by the exons ATGCAATCATACCTTGGAGTTAAAAGTAGGAGAACAttctctctcaattataaggattggagacaagtcccacaagaattaaagaatagaatatgggaggatgtatat ggtgGTTTTAACATTCTagaaaattggaaaccagaattaattaaatgtgcgggaagaatgatgagagattttaagaccaacatcactagcGACTACATCTACCATTTGGCAAAAGAGGGTATGATAGATGAACTCCAAttccttcctaagaaatatccagaacttgacctagaagattggaggacctttgttagccaccgtttatctcctgagtttatg gctttgcgagaagcacaacgtgaaagagctctcaaatatacttcgaggcatcgtacatctcgtagagggcttgccaatggtagagaggacttg aaaaatgaactaggtgtggcagatgtagaacggtaccaagtttggataagagtacaagaaaagaagaaggttcttgtcacagatttggacaaacaaattgaagcaagaatt aatgagctgaaagaaaaagttagtagtggagaaatcattgcaaagggtcggaatgacatattaacgcaagctttagggacacctgagcacccaggccgtgttagagcacttgg gtcatttgcgaagatttcgtccgtctttggaagaaaaccaaaaatagcaaaagaaatggctgatgttgctagtaagaaagatgcagaaattgcgaggctcagagcagaacttaaagctttagaggaggaaagagctaaacaagcaggtgggatagatgatatggatgaacacgacaacGATGACGAGCAGAATGACGAAGAATATCACACATCGTACATGCAGGATGACGTGCCTCCATAA